The genomic stretch TGGGACGGCTGGGCTGTGCCGCCCGGGGCCCCCTGGACCGCCACCACCTCTGCTGCCCAAGCCGGGAAAGGACAACTTGCGCCTGCAGAGGCTCCTGAGGAAGGCGGCCCGGAAGAGGATGGGCGGGGGTGGGCCCCCCGCTCCGCCCAGGGCTTTCCGCACCTCCCTGTCCCCCGTGAGCGAGGCCAGCCGAGACCAGGAGGCCCCGAGCCCACGTCCCATGGAGCCCCCACGTCCAGCTGAGCCCTCACGCCCCACCGAGGCCCCGTGCCCCACCGAGGCCCCACGCCCAGCCAACACCGTGCATCCCACAGAGGCCCCGCATCTGGCCGAAGCCCTGCGTCTCATGGAGGCCCCGCATCCCATGGAGGCCCTGCGTCCAGCAGAGGCCGTGCATCCTGCTGATGCCCCATGCCCCACCGAGGCCCCAAAGGCTGTGGCCACCACACCCCGCTGCCCCCCGACCCCTGTCATCCACCACGTGGCCTCCCCCACGCAGAGGTCCACATTCTCCTTCAGCCTCGCCCAGCGCAGGAGCCTGGCTTCCCACTTCAGGGCCACAGGCCCCCAGCTCACAGCCCCAGCCCCGGAACCTGCCTGGTGCCCCAGCAGCTTCACCCAGGTCGCGGCACCTACAGCGAGGGGCCGCCATGTCAGCCAAGTGCACGTCCAGCTGGCACCATCCCCGCAGGGCGGGACCCCCGAGCCCCCCCCGGCAGCCCCCAAGGATCAGCACATGGCCCCCTGCCCTCCCGGGGCTCAGCCCCTGATCCCCGTGGCCCACATCCGCCCACTGCCCATTGGGACGCAGGTGGCCAGTTCCTGGCCTGGGACGTCCCCAGTGCCCAGGCCTCCCCCCAGCCTGCAGCCCTCGGTGCCCAGGGAGGCTGGCACCCGGGTGGTGGTGCCCATTGTGCCCACCTACTGCTCACCAGGACCCTCGCCTTTCAGGCCGGCCTCTGGGACCCCCGGAGCTGGGCGCCTGGAGGAGCCCCCCATGGCTGGCCCTgccactgaggctgagagagtcTCCAGCCCCCATGGGGCCTCACCCCTCGCCCCACTGGcaggcccccacccctgcccggcCCCCAGAGCCGCAGCCAGGCCCCAGCTCAGCGGCTGGACGCGCCTCAAGAAGCAGCTGCTGGAGGAGCCGGAGGAGCCCCAGTTCCCGGGGCCGGAGCCCAGCCCGGGGCAGGTGGACCAGGGCAAGACCGCCCTTGCCAGCCCGGAGCCCCGGCCCCCCGCCTCCCGGGCCTCCAAGATGTGGGACGCGGCGCTCTACCGCGTGTCCATGGCAGAGTCCCGCAGCAGCCAGGCGGGGCCCGGAGCTGGGGTGAGCACCCTGGCTGGCCTCAGGCGCCTGCCCTTCCTTTATCGGCCTCGCTTCAACGCCCGGAAGCTGCAGGAGGTGGCTGCCCGACCCCCTCCTGTGACCTCCCCAGTCCTGGTCCTGAACCCCCAGCCCAAGAACTTCAACCGGACAGCAGCCGGCTGGAGGCTCCACTGAATGGCTGGGTGGCCCCAGGGCCGTGGGGTGGACGAGAGGGGCTGAGTGTCCAGCTGGGAAACTGAAACCATTCaagaggggagcctggcggcctgGGGGTCTGGAGGGGCGGTGGGGCGGACAGGAGTAGGAAGGACGACAGCGGCAGAAGCGGGTTAAGCAGTGGGTTAAGAAGGGGGTTAAAAAGTGGGTTTGGACGGTGCAGACGGGCAGAGAGAGGTCTGCTTTGGGGTAGAGTGTGGGAGCTTTTGGGGTGAATCTCTGGGGAGGCAGACAGTTCAGGAGGCCGATTCAAGGTCAGGGTTGTCTGAGTAACCTTGCAGGGCGGGGCCCACCTGGGCGTCTGCACAGGGCTTGGGGCAGGGGCTGTAGGGGGCGGCCACCAGCAGGGCCTGGAGGGGCCGTGGCTGTTCAGGAGGGTCTGCCCGGCCCCAGGGAGCAGGGCCGGGTTTAACCCCGGGAGCTCCGGGTGGTGAGTCCTGACATGTGCTGGGACAAGGAGGACTCTGGGGCTGCTCCCTTCTGCCTAGAAAGTGGGGGAGACTTGTGTCTCCGTGGGGGTGGGTAGTGGCTGGGGGCTTGGGCTCAGGCGGGGTCGCCTCTGTGGCCTGCCCTGGCGGCCGTGCTGCCGGAGGACGGGGCCCTGGCCAGAGCTGGGAGCAGGCCGAGGCCCGGGAGGGAGCCGGcccctcactgccgcccttcgcTGCGGCTTCTACTCCTCCAGActgagggcagagctgggtgGGGGGGACTCGCTGATGAAACAGGAGGTGGGTCTCAGCCTCGAGGCTGGATGAGGAGACGGGGAGAGCAGCCTGGCCCGGCGCCGAGGACCAGCCGTGGCCTGGACAGGTGGGGAAGGGGGCCCCGGGCCTCACGAGGCCGTGGGGCCCCAATATGCCCTCAGAGGGGGTCTGACCCAGGACCAGCAGTGGGGTTCTGACCAGCAGTCGGGGAGAAACGGAGGTGCCGGGGGCAG from Budorcas taxicolor isolate Tak-1 chromosome 25, Takin1.1, whole genome shotgun sequence encodes the following:
- the PRR33 gene encoding proline-rich protein 33 isoform X1, whose amino-acid sequence is MLVSAASVAPGTAGLCRPGPPGPPPPLLPKPGKDNLRLQRLLRKAARKRMGGGGPPAPPRAFRTSLSPVSEASRDQEAPSPRPMEPPRPAEPSRPTEAPCPTEAPRPANTVHPTEAPHLAEALRLMEAPHPMEALRPAEAVHPADAPCPTEAPKAVATTPRCPPTPVIHHVASPTQRSTFSFSLAQRRSLASHFRATGPQLTAPAPEPAWCPSSFTQVAAPTARGRHVSQVHVQLAPSPQGGTPEPPPAAPKDQHMAPCPPGAQPLIPVAHIRPLPIGTQVASSWPGTSPVPRPPPSLQPSVPREAGTRVVVPIVPTYCSPGPSPFRPASGTPGAGRLEEPPMAGPATEAERVSSPHGASPLAPLAGPHPCPAPRAAARPQLSGWTRLKKQLLEEPEEPQFPGPEPSPGQVDQGKTALASPEPRPPASRASKMWDAALYRVSMAESRSSQAGPGAGVSTLAGLRRLPFLYRPRFNARKLQEVAARPPPVTSPVLVLNPQPKNFNRTAAGWRLH
- the PRR33 gene encoding proline-rich protein 33 isoform X2, producing MLVSAASVAPGTAGLCRPGPPGPPPPLLPKPGKDNLRLQRLLRKAARKRMGGGGPPAPPRAFRTSLSPVSEASRDQEAPSPRPMEPPRPAEPSRPTEAPCPTEAPKAVATTPRCPPTPVIHHVASPTQRSTFSFSLAQRRSLASHFRATGPQLTAPAPEPAWCPSSFTQVAAPTARGRHVSQVHVQLAPSPQGGTPEPPPAAPKDQHMAPCPPGAQPLIPVAHIRPLPIGTQVASSWPGTSPVPRPPPSLQPSVPREAGTRVVVPIVPTYCSPGPSPFRPASGTPGAGRLEEPPMAGPATEAERVSSPHGASPLAPLAGPHPCPAPRAAARPQLSGWTRLKKQLLEEPEEPQFPGPEPSPGQVDQGKTALASPEPRPPASRASKMWDAALYRVSMAESRSSQAGPGAGVSTLAGLRRLPFLYRPRFNARKLQEVAARPPPVTSPVLVLNPQPKNFNRTAAGWRLH